TTAAGGCTTAGAAACGACGATGTCGTAGAGATGATTGACCAGAGAAAACTTCCTTTGGAGATTTCCTATGTCGAGTTGAAAAACTACGGAGATGTGTATGATGCCATAAAAGGTATGATTGTCAGGGGGGCGCCGGCTATCGGTGTGGCAGCAGCTTTTGGCTTATACTTGGCGGCCAAATCTTTATCGGAATCCGCAACCCGATATGAAGCATTTAAAGACAAGTTCTTTAAGATTTGCGATTTTATGTTTTCGGCAAGGCCTACGGCGGTTAATTTAGGATGGGCGATAGAAAGGATAAAATCGCTCGTTATAAAAGACAAAGGCAAAACCGTAACCTCCATAGTACAAGACATAAAAGCAGAGTCATTAAAGATATACGATGAGGATATAGAAATAAACAAAAATATGGGACATTACGGAGCGGAGCTTTTAAAAGACGGCTATACGGTGCTGACCCACTGCAATGCCGGCGCATTGGCAACCGCAGGTTACGGGACGGCGCTGGGAGTTATAAGGGCAGCCGTTGAAAACAATAAAAAAATATCGGTAATTTCCGACGAAACAAGGCCGTTTCTTCAGGGCGCAAGGCTTACGGCCTGGGAGCTTATGGAGGATAATATTCCCGTAACATTGATTGCGGATAATTCCGCAGGATTATTAATGAGAAAAGG
The Candidatus Acidulodesulfobacterium ferriphilum genome window above contains:
- the mtnA gene encoding S-methyl-5-thioribose-1-phosphate isomerase; amino-acid sequence: MAFYTLRLRNDDVVEMIDQRKLPLEISYVELKNYGDVYDAIKGMIVRGAPAIGVAAAFGLYLAAKSLSESATRYEAFKDKFFKICDFMFSARPTAVNLGWAIERIKSLVIKDKGKTVTSIVQDIKAESLKIYDEDIEINKNMGHYGAELLKDGYTVLTHCNAGALATAGYGTALGVIRAAVENNKKISVISDETRPFLQGARLTAWELMEDNIPVTLIADNSAGLLMRKGKINAVIVGADRIASNGDVANKIGTYQVAVLAHENNIPFYVAAPLSTIDLTLESGDEIPIEERGIDEVVNVFGTRIAPNGVKALNYAFDITPNKYVKAIITEKGVLYPPYKKSIAEAFGK